CCCGGGGACCCCGCAGGGCCGGGCCAGCCCGGGTGAGTTGCACGTTCTGACCCGTACCCCATCTCTGCCAGCGGCTCATCGTGTGCGGCCGGGGATGCCCGGCTCCTCGCCGACCTGGCACGTGGCTGCCAGTCCCGCTTTTCTCCCCAGGAACCAGGATGGTGGATGGAACAGGAGGGAGAGCTTGTGAGTGCCGCCCGATCAGCACCCTGAGCCTGCATGGAGGGGTAAGGGGGGGTGGCGGAGAGGTTGGGGGGCTGCGGGTGCACGAGGGGGGGCTTGTGCTGGGACAAGGGATGGGAGAGGGGCACCCGGTGACCATCCCCGCACGGCAACCTTGCTCGCACGGGCATCCGACCAGGCTGGGAAGGTTCCCGTGCTGGCTGCCAGCTTTGGGCAGAGCCCCCCGGCAGTCCCTTGGGGACCCCGTGAGGTtcatgcggggggggggcagcacctTCAGAgcatcccttctctccccagagCAAGGTGCCGGGCATCTCACCATTCCCACCAGCCGACGACTCCTACGAAGATGCCGAACCCCTTGGCCCCGGCAGATGCACCGGCTCCGGTGAGCACCCCATcgcaccccctccccagcacccacgtACGCCCAGCACCCTGACACCCTCCCGGCTCTCAGGTGGTGCCGACACCGACAGCAGCCACTACGAGTCGTACGGGGAGGATGAGGATGGCGTGACGGACCGTGCCCACTACCTgcggcggccgccggccgcCAGCCCCGATGCCGAACCCCTCGGCCGCCCCGAAGCACAGCTCTGCGGCTTTCTCTGGAGGAAGCGCTGGCTGGGGCAGTGggcaaagcagcttttcatcGTCCGGGAGCACGTGCTGCtggtgagaaagctggaggaagaTGGATGGAGGGTGGGAGCGGGTCCCCGAGCTCTGCCGACCCCCCCGTGCTTCCCTAGTGCTTCAGGTGTGCCGCCGACCCGCAGCCGGTGCTGGAGCTGGACCTACGGGGCTGCCGCGTCGCCTACAAAGCCAAGCGTGGTAAGAAGATGCCGCACAGCCTGAAGGTGACGGGGACGGCGGGCGAGGCGTTGGTCATCGGCTTCCAGAGCCGGCAGCAGGCTGAGGACTGGAGGAAGGTTTGGAGGTGTTGCAGCCTGGCAGAGCTCTgcgtgggcaggagggaggggtgggcagggagaaAACGGGGACGCAGCCCTGCTGGGGTGCTCCCGAAGTGGCTGGGGCCCGACCCTGTCTGTCCCCAGGTCCTCTCCCATCTGGGGGGGTATCTGGAATCCTGTTAGATGGGGGAGCGGGAGCCCGGGGCTGCAGCACTCCCCCTCTCCCTCGGCAGGTGATCGAAGAGGTCAGCAGCGATGCCCCGAGCGGGCTGGCAGCCATCAGCATCCCGGCATCACCTTCCTCGAGGCTCAGCAGGGTGAGCCGCTTGTCCTTCCCCCGGGAAACCCAGGCACGGGAAAGGGGCTGCCAGGGGTCTCGAGAGAACACCCCGattccctgccctgctgtccCTGTTGGGCGATGCTGGGGAGGGTTGCATTGGCGTAGGGTGGGGGTCAGGGTGCAGGGGGCTTAAAACCCGCTGGGGACGGGGCTCTCTGGATCTCCATTCTCAGGCTGCCGGCTCCcagctcagcaaggaggaggagaaggaggaggattgctcccagcagagccctgcCCGCAGCTCCCGGCCCGGAGAGGATGCTAAAGGAGGTGCTGTGTGCGGGGACCTGGACGAGGGGGTGTCCCCGCACCCCGTGCCACCGCTGATGGGGGATGCACCCACAGGTTTCCTGGCGGTGCGGCTGCGCGGGCGGTGGCAGCGGCTGTGGTGTGCGGTGCGGCAGGGAGCCCTGCGTATGTTCCCCGAGCCCGGCGGTGCCCAGCGCCCCGTCTGCGCCCTGCGGCTGGAGGGCTGCGAGGTCTccccgggggcggccgccgggTCCCCCCAGCGCCTCCGCATCCGCATCGCCCAGCGGGGCCGGGAGCTCGCCCTGCTGCAGGTGAGCAACCGCCGTggcaccccagcacccatcgTGTCCCTCGCCCCGGGGGGAGACCCGCTGAGCCTGGACCCTCTGCCCCGTGCCAGACCTGTTCGGATGAGGAGAGGGAAGCCTGGTTGAAGACCCTGCGggccaggggaggaggggaccCAGCCGGCAACAGGACCCCCACCGAGACCCCCAGGCTGGGCGatgccagcagctgccctgctgctgggtaAGGAGATGCTGGCCGGGGCACGGCCGGCCCCagccctcctgctctgctgcggGGCCGCAGGCAGTAACGGGACCCCCGTCCTTCTTGCAGCGGGCTGCTGCTGCGCCGTGTCCCGACCCCCAACGCCTACATGGATGACCCCTTCGGGCAGCTCCCACCGACCGAGGTCCCCAACCATCTCTACTCCAATGTGGAgcgcctgcagcagctggtaaCCTCTGCTGATGCACCTTGGCACCCCCACGCAAGCCCCAGGGTGAGGGGGACGGGATCCCACCATCCGCTTGCCCACGGGTTTCTCCCGGGCTTCTTTCCGCAGCAGCAGAGCTTGGACCGAGCAGTGCCGGGGCAGCGCAAGAGACCCGTGTCTGCGCTGCCCGCCGGTGCCTGCAGCAATGCCCTGGGCAGCGCAGGTGAGCAGGGGCTGGATGCTCCATCCAGGGGAGCAGTGGGGTCCCCCCGTgcaccccagccctgggatGGAGGTTGCGGTGCCCACGAGCACGGTGATGTGCCGCGATtcctctgcccttcctcctGAGCATCCTTCCTCTGCCCTTCCACCCCAGCATCGGCGGCAGCTCTCCGGGACAGGGCTGCCAGCCCGCAGCGGGCGAAGGTGAGCCCCGAGCTCCGGAGCAGGGATCTCCCCCAGTCCCAGCGCACCCTGACGCTTCCCGAGAGGAAAGGGGCTCGGGACGGGCTGGATATCCTCATCGGTAGGAGCGCAGAGGGGATCTGCCCCTTTGCCGGGGGGTGCCTGGCCTTTGCCCGAGCAGCCGGCAGGGTCGAGGGGTACCCAGGCTTGGCAGTGCCCCTGCTGTCCTTGCAGGGAAGAGAGCCTTCCCCAAACTGGAGGAGAAGGTGGGGCAGCTGGAGAGGGCCTGCCGCATGAAGGGCAGGCTGAAAGCCGGCTCCGAGATGAACCTGCTGGCCATTGGCAAGTCGCTGAAGGGTCACATCGCCGCTACCGCCAGCTCGGCTGGCTCCGAGGttggggggacactggggacggGCAGAGGCTGCGGGGAGCATGAAGGGTTCAGGAGGGCAGGCATCGCCCTCTCTCCGCTTCGTTTTTCCGGCAGGGTTCATTCCTCGCGCCGCTGTTGAAGCGCACCGCATCGGCGAAGAGTGCCCTGAAGCCATCTCCCTCCCCGGTCCTCGTCGAAAAGGGAAAagtgctgcagaagagaaaggtaCCGGCCGGGACCTGCGTGGGGTGGGCAGAGTTAAGGTGAGCCGGGTACCACACGTGGCGGTGGGATGCAGGGGGTTGACCACCCGTCTCGGGCGCTCTCCAGGAGTGGGAGATGAAGTCTGCGATGTGACCAGTGCTGCAGCGGCCCTGAGGCAGCCCCCGACACGCAAACGTACCTGCCAGACCGGGCATCTCTCAGCAGAACGTAGGGCTGCACGTGGATCGTGCAGGACCAGCCTGGTATCTGTTTTTTAGCCATCAATATCAATGCTACAACTACGCACatctattttttatatatatatatatatatatacatataaactCTCCGTCTGTGGGTTTCTAGTTTCTCTGGCATGAGGGCTGGAGGGTGGTGAGCCCCTCACAGGCTCGCTGCCTTCTCGCCCATCTGGGGCACAGATTTTGTGGTTGCAACCTCGTGAGCTGCTGGCTCTGACCCTGATGCGGGTCTGGTCAAAATGGTGCACCGGCAGCACCCCGGTCGTccatccccccccacccagggacaCCCACTCACAGGGCTGGGTGCGGATACACCCTGGATCAGgcaagctgggggggggacacgcagCTGGGGGCTGCTTAGGGCACTTAATTGCACCTTCCCTGGAGTTGGCGGGACCCGGGCTGGGCCCtgggctgctttccagcagctgtGTTTGTCATGGCTTGTTTTTAATTGTAGAaacatgttggggttttttttaaggattaaaaaaaaaaaaaatattaaaaaaaatggtaagacttGGCTTCTACCGGGTTGTGCTGTGGGAAGAGgtgagctggggagggggctgttcttgtcctggggagggggggggggctgtcctCATCCCAGTGCGAGGTGTGCAGGGGGGGCTGTCCCCGTCCCGGTGCACgggggggtccctgtccccccccaaggGCTTCCCCCGGAGCAATTTTAGGTCTAAGGGACCTTTCcaaaccccccaccccaaatcctcctccaaccccccccccccagccccaacacCTCTccaaccgcccccccccccctccgcaaTTCCCCCCcgaccccatccccatcccacccctccGTCCCCCTCTTCCCAAACCCACCCGAAGCCCGGAGCCGGGAGCCCGGAGTTCCCGGGGGGAGGTACCGCAACCGAGCCGTCCTCCCCCGCCCGGCGCCGGGCGGAGCCACCGCAGCGGAGCCGCTCCGGGGCGCAGCGGAGCGGGACCGGCACCGGCCCCGGGAGCGGGACCGGGGGTCGGTGCCCGGTGGGCGCAACCATGCTGAGCCGGTTGGGTGCACTGCTGCAGCAAGCGGTGGAGACGgtgagcgggggggggggcacggtgGGACCGGGAGCGAGgagacggggggggggtggttctGTGCACCCCCTGACCCTGGCTTCGGTGTGTGCAGCGGGAACCCAGCGTGGACCTGCTGGAAGCCTTCACCGAGCACTGGAAGGGTATCACCGGCTACTATCTGGAGGCCACGGGTGAGTGGGGTGCGGGGAGAGGGTCCCCGTGCCCTAGGATGGGGTCCCTGTGGTGGGGGAACAGGGTCCTCGTCTCCTGGGAGAAGGCTCCCGTGCCCTAAGGTAGGGTCCTATGGCCTGGGAATAAGGTCCCTGTGTCCAGGGAGGTGGTCCCCGTGCCGTGGGACAGGACCCCGTGCCCTGGGATGGGACCCCGTGCCCTGGAATGGGACCCCATGCTCTGGGACGGGACCCCGTGCCCTGGGATGGGACCCCATGCATTAGCAGGGCACCGAGCCGACCCCAGTGCAGCTGACCTGGCATACGGGGCTTTGGCATGGGACACCCTTTCCCATACCCCAGGAGGAATTATCCAGCCGGGTGCTTGGCCCTGCCTGGCCCTGAACCCCCCGCGCACACCGGTGGGGTCAGCGCAGGGGGGTTTGAGTGGGTGCGGATGCTCATGGGAGCGTCTGCAGGCTGGGGCACGTCCCTCTCCGGGAACACGCTGCTCTCCGGGAGCACTAAAAACAGGGCCTGGAGAGCTTCAGCCCTTTCCCCGGCAGGATCTCGGTCCTTCCCGCTTGCCCCCCACCACCCCTTCCCCTCTTGGCCCATGCTGGAGGGTCTTTagggctggcagtgccaggcAGCACCCCACAGCCCACCGGCACCTCCGACCACCGCTCCGGCTCCGGCGGGGACGGCCGGCAGCTTGCTAGGCCATGAGCGGAAGGAGAAGCCTCGAGTGCTGCTGGGACTCCACCATCACATTGCCATCTAGCGTCGTCCCCGCTAGCGACGGTGGAGAGGGATTCTGGGCCAGCACGGCTCGGGGTGCCGCTGGCGAGCACCCCGCCATTCCCACCCGAGCACCCCACCGTGCATCGCATCCCTTGCCGAGCCCGGCGGCACGCTGCCGGTGCCTTGGGGGGGGACGTGCCGGAGCTCCCGATTCCCGTGTCCGCAGATGAAAGCGTCCCCGCCAGACAGACGGACATCCCCTGGCGCCTCAAGCAGATGCTGGACATCCTGGTGTACGAGGAGAAGCAGCACCCGGTGGGAGAAGCCGGCCCGTGCCTCGAgtacctgctgcagcacaaagtCCTGGAGACCCTCAGCACGCTGGGCAAGGCGGAGGTGGGTGTACAGGCACcgctttgggggggggggcgagccccCCTGCGCTGCAGCACCCGCAgccttttccagctgcttcGCGTGGCGCTGCTCAGTAATGTTAATTTTGAAGCTCTTCCAGCTGGGCAGCGGGAGTTTGTGGGGCGCGAGCTGGTCGGGgtgcttggcttttttttagGGGGGGCTGGATTGCTCGGTGTAAGATCGCCATTGGGATCCTTTTTGCTGCTCCTCCGAACGGCTCTTGCACCCCATCGCACCCCTGCGTGCGCGGGAAGGGTGTTTTTCACACCGGCAGCCTGTTTGCACAACTGGCACGTGGCTGCTTGGGTTCGCAGGACAAAGTGTTTTTAGACAGCCCCCTCTCGAAGTAAATATTGCCCAAATATAACCGCTCTGCTGTTCCTTTGTTGTTAATAATAATGAAGCTCCCTATAAATAGCCTTTTATTCAAACATAAACGAACGCTAGCGCAGTGTGGGCTTCAGAAATGTGCGCTGGCCCTTCTGTGGCCGTGAggatttggttttttggggtgctgggctTTCAGTCCCCATTGCTAGCATTGTAGCAGCgggaaaaggggaaataatccccctgtttttttctctgcaaggaAGTTCAATCCCTAATTGCTAAAGGGAGAGGAGCCTGGGGCAGGTGGGAGGACTGGGGCGTCCATGGGCCCATTTCCATCATTTTGGGGGAGCAAAACCAGGGTCTCTGCTGAGAGTGTTCTTGTAAGCCACCCACACTGACTGCTGGGTGACCCGGCAGGCAATTTGGGGCAATTACAGGGTAATCAGGTACAGAAACAGGTAACTGGGCTCTCACCGATGCCgctccccatctccctcccagtatccccccgGGATGAGGCAGCAGGTCCTCCTCTTCTTCAGCCGGGTGCTGAGCCAGGTGCAGCACCCGCTCCTGCACTACCTCAACGTGCACAGACCGGTGCAGGTGAGACCCGTCCGGGGGGGGCTTGTCGGGGGGCCGGCGGTGCCACCGGCGATGCCGTGTGCTGGGGCTGGCCACCATCCCTGCCAAACGCTACCGGGAACCGATGCCCGCGGTATTGGGGCGGCACTGCTGCACCGGGGCAGGGTGGGAGAGCagccagcagcccagcagccctctccctgccctgccagaaGCTGCTCCAGCTCAGCGGTGACCGCCTGGGCTCCGGcatggagaaggaagaggtgCAGTTCGTGGCCGTCCTCTGCACGAAGATCAAGCAGGATCCCACCCTGCTGGCATACATCCTGGAGGTGAGCAGCCCCCGGCCGTCCCTGTGCTGGTGGGACATGTATGGGGTCAGCTGTGGGGTTTGGCTCATTTAACTGAGCTTTTTCACGTGCTTTGCGGCTCCATCCCCACCGCAAAGCAAATCGGGGTTAGTGGGAGAAAGATGGTGGCTACGATgctttgctgctcctcttcctctccagggCAAGAGCATTCTGAATGGGAGGAGAGGCCAGgagctgccagccagccccGTGGAAGAGGGTGCCGAGCATCCCTTGGGCACCGCCGCCGCTGCCAGCCCCCGCCAAGCCGAGCCTTCCCCGCCACGGAGGGACAGCAACCTCATCACGTCTTTGATGGGGCTGTGCAAGAGCAAGGTAGGGGGAAAGGGCTGGCAAGGAGGGGACGGCGGGCACCGCCGGTTGTGTGACgctgcctctctcctcctcctcctcctcctcgcagaAGAGCAGGGTCGCGCTGAAGGCTCGGGAAAACCTGCTTTTGCTCGTCGGGCTCgcccaggaggcagctgctgcctgcctggtgcGGAGCAGCACCCTGTGCCAGCTGCTGACGGAGCATCTCTGTGACCTCTACAGCGCCGTGCCCACCTCCACCGACCCCGCCGACGTCCTCGCCCTGGAGAGGGTCAGCTGGAGGTAAGGTGGGCGCTGGGCAGGGTCATCCCCGGGCACCGCCGAGGCTTTGCCGCAGCCCCACGTCCTCTACCCCGTGCAGGTCGCAGGGTGATGCTGCTGGGGACGGGGTTTTCCCGGGGAAGGAGAACCTGGCTGCCTTCTTCAGCTGGCTGGACTACCTCGATGAGCTGGTGATGGGCGCCCACCCGGTAAGGAGCACCCGGCCGGCCTTGCAGAGCACgggcagccccctgcccgcACCGCGGCTCAGCATTTACCGTCACCCACAGGTCGTGGCGGATGCCATCACTGAGGCCGTGGAGGAAAAGTTTTTCCAGGGCATCCTGCAGCCGCAACTGCTGCAGATGTGAGTGTCTGAGGCAGGAGACAGCAGCTGGGGGGAGAGTTTGTCTATCAAGGACCCCCTTtgggaccgggaccggggggTTCCCCTTGCCTGCGCCtcctttttccctgctgtaaGAT
This Buteo buteo chromosome 12, bButBut1.hap1.1, whole genome shotgun sequence DNA region includes the following protein-coding sequences:
- the LOC142038257 gene encoding actin filament-associated protein 1-like 2 isoform X6, with product MARQRDLDKLLSDLRSFLLILDRESLSTAARAKKKSVADLLSRLQSPPSEDAEYMIMRCLSPSPGTPQGRASPGTRMVDGTGGRACECRPISTLSLHGGSKVPGISPFPPADDSYEDAEPLGPGRCTGSGGADTDSSHYESYGEDEDGVTDRAHYLRRPPAASPDAEPLGRPEAQLCGFLWRKRWLGQWAKQLFIVREHVLLCFRCAADPQPVLELDLRGCRVAYKAKRGKKMPHSLKVTGTAGEALVIGFQSRQQAEDWRKVIEEVSSDAPSGLAAISIPASPSSRLSRAAGSQLSKEEEKEEDCSQQSPARSSRPGEDAKGGFLAVRLRGRWQRLWCAVRQGALRMFPEPGGAQRPVCALRLEGCEVSPGAAAGSPQRLRIRIAQRGRELALLQTCSDEEREAWLKTLRARGGGDPAGNRTPTETPRLGDASSCPAAGGLLLRRVPTPNAYMDDPFGQLPPTEVPNHLYSNVERLQQLQQSLDRAVPGQRKRPVSALPAGACSNALGSAASAAALRDRAASPQRAKVSPELRSRDLPQSQRTLTLPERKGARDGLDILIGKRAFPKLEEKVGQLERACRMKGRLKAGSEMNLLAIGKSLKGHIAATASSAGSEGSFLAPLLKRTASAKSALKPSPSPVLVEKGKVLQKRKEWEMKSAM
- the LOC142038257 gene encoding actin filament-associated protein 1-like isoform X4, whose amino-acid sequence is MVLLCHVLLHRRKHLHGPRAEGTTIIRDPVPVPIALRVSSTSRGLRDGGSAVRRVRDSRLPRLGRGGTKQFLVLLHPSFLAQQGRGPRLVLSPDPAPCPRSGQRVNAQHFRHAWRSLHQQLPCAVPPPPPPPPQHRGAARWAARRGPRPRLPSPNREQTRSVSAHRGAFSGVGPHPPSSSSPGTPGPSIAGLYGARAGAGSGGTAGGTGHVNPPVCLLGIGEPLPALPSAVGRGQAPCLHPPLAGYDGTSLSPADLDKLLSDLRSFLLILDRESLSTAARAKKKSVADLLSRLQSPPSEDAEYMIMRCLSPSPGTPQGRASPGTRMVDGTGGRACECRPISTLSLHGGSKVPGISPFPPADDSYEDAEPLGPGRCTGSGGADTDSSHYESYGEDEDGVTDRAHYLRRPPAASPDAEPLGRPEAQLCGFLWRKRWLGQWAKQLFIVREHVLLCFRCAADPQPVLELDLRGCRVAYKAKRGKKMPHSLKVTGTAGEALVIGFQSRQQAEDWRKVIEEVSSDAPSGLAAISIPASPSSRLSRAAGSQLSKEEEKEEDCSQQSPARSSRPGEDAKGGFLAVRLRGRWQRLWCAVRQGALRMFPEPGGAQRPVCALRLEGCEVSPGAAAGSPQRLRIRIAQRGRELALLQTCSDEEREAWLKTLRARGGGDPAGNRTPTETPRLGDASSCPAAGGLLLRRVPTPNAYMDDPFGQLPPTEVPNHLYSNVERLQQLQQSLDRAVPGQRKRPVSALPAGACSNALGSAASAAALRDRAASPQRAKVSPELRSRDLPQSQRTLTLPERKGARDGLDILIGKRAFPKLEEKVGQLERACRMKGRLKAGSEMNLLAIGKSLKGHIAATASSAGSEGSFLAPLLKRTASAKSALKPSPSPVLVEKGKVLQKRKEWEMKSAM
- the LOC142038257 gene encoding actin filament-associated protein 1-like isoform X1, whose product is MVLLCHVLLHRRKHLHGPRAEGTTIIRDPVPVPIALRVSSTSRGLRDGGSAVRRVRDSRLPRLGRGGTKQFLVLLHPSFLAQQGRGPRLVLSPDPAPCPRSGQRVNAQHFRHAWRSLHQQLPCAVPPPPPPPPQHRGAARWAARRGPRPRLPSPNREQTRSVSAHRGAFSGVGPHPPSSSSPGTPGPSIAGLYGARAGAGSGGTAGGTGHVNPPVCLLGIGEPLPALPSAVGRGQAPCLHPPLAGYDGTSLSPADLDKLLSDLRSFLLILDRESLSTAARAKKKSVADLLSRLQSPPSEDAEYMIMRCLSPSPGTPQGRASPVPLFSPGTRMVDGTGGRACECRPISTLSLHGGSKVPGISPFPPADDSYEDAEPLGPGRCTGSGGADTDSSHYESYGEDEDGVTDRAHYLRRPPAASPDAEPLGRPEAQLCGFLWRKRWLGQWAKQLFIVREHVLLCFRCAADPQPVLELDLRGCRVAYKAKRGKKMPHSLKVTGTAGEALVIGFQSRQQAEDWRKVIEEVSSDAPSGLAAISIPASPSSRLSRAAGSQLSKEEEKEEDCSQQSPARSSRPGEDAKGGFLAVRLRGRWQRLWCAVRQGALRMFPEPGGAQRPVCALRLEGCEVSPGAAAGSPQRLRIRIAQRGRELALLQTCSDEEREAWLKTLRARGGGDPAGNRTPTETPRLGDASSCPAAGGLLLRRVPTPNAYMDDPFGQLPPTEVPNHLYSNVERLQQLQQSLDRAVPGQRKRPVSALPAGACSNALGSAASAAALRDRAASPQRAKVSPELRSRDLPQSQRTLTLPERKGARDGLDILIGKRAFPKLEEKVGQLERACRMKGRLKAGSEMNLLAIGKSLKGHIAATASSAGSEGSFLAPLLKRTASAKSALKPSPSPVLVEKGKVLQKRKEWEMKSAM
- the LOC142038257 gene encoding actin filament-associated protein 1-like 2 isoform X5: MARQRDLDKLLSDLRSFLLILDRESLSTAARAKKKSVADLLSRLQSPPSEDAEYMIMRCLSPSPGTPQGRASPVPLFSPGTRMVDGTGGRACECRPISTLSLHGGSKVPGISPFPPADDSYEDAEPLGPGRCTGSGGADTDSSHYESYGEDEDGVTDRAHYLRRPPAASPDAEPLGRPEAQLCGFLWRKRWLGQWAKQLFIVREHVLLCFRCAADPQPVLELDLRGCRVAYKAKRGKKMPHSLKVTGTAGEALVIGFQSRQQAEDWRKVIEEVSSDAPSGLAAISIPASPSSRLSRAAGSQLSKEEEKEEDCSQQSPARSSRPGEDAKGGFLAVRLRGRWQRLWCAVRQGALRMFPEPGGAQRPVCALRLEGCEVSPGAAAGSPQRLRIRIAQRGRELALLQTCSDEEREAWLKTLRARGGGDPAGNRTPTETPRLGDASSCPAAGGLLLRRVPTPNAYMDDPFGQLPPTEVPNHLYSNVERLQQLQQSLDRAVPGQRKRPVSALPAGACSNALGSAASAAALRDRAASPQRAKVSPELRSRDLPQSQRTLTLPERKGARDGLDILIGKRAFPKLEEKVGQLERACRMKGRLKAGSEMNLLAIGKSLKGHIAATASSAGSEGSFLAPLLKRTASAKSALKPSPSPVLVEKGKVLQKRKEWEMKSAM
- the LOC142038257 gene encoding actin filament-associated protein 1-like isoform X3; amino-acid sequence: MVLLCHVLLHRRKHLHGPRAEGTTIIRDPVPVPIALRVSSTSRGLRDGGSAVRRVRDSRLPRLGRGGTKQFLVLLHPSFLAQQGRGPRLVLSPDPAPCPRSGQRVNAQHFRHAWRSLHQQLPCAVPPPPPPPPQHRGAARWAARRGPRPRLPSPNREQTRSVSAHRGAFSGVGPHPPSSSSPGTPGPSIAGLYGARAGAGSGGTAGGTGHVNPPVCLLGIGEPLPALPSAVGRGQAPCLHPPLAGYDGTSLSPADLDKLLSDLRSFLLILDRESLSTAARAKKKSVADLLSRLQSPPSEDAEYMIMRCLSPSPGTPQGRASPVPLFSPGTRMVDGTGGRACECRPISTLSLHGGSKVPGISPFPPADDSYEDAEPLGPGRCTGSGGADTDSSHYESYGEDEDGVTDRAHYLRRPPAASPDAEPLGRPEAQLCGFLWRKRWLGQWAKQLFIVREHVLLCFRCAADPQPVLELDLRGCRVAYKAKRGKKMPHSLKVTGTAGEALVIGFQSRQQAEDWRKVIEEVSSDAPSGLAAISIPASPSSRLSRAAGSQLSKEEEKEEDCSQQSPARSSRPGEDAKGGFLAVRLRGRWQRLWCAVRQGALRMFPEPGGAQRPVCALRLEGCEVSPGAAAGSPQRLRIRIAQRGRELALLQTCSDEEREAWLKTLRARGGGDPAGNRTPTETPRLGDASSCPAAGGLLLRRVPTPNAYMDDPFGQLPPTEVPNHLYSNVERLQQLSLDRAVPGQRKRPVSALPAGACSNALGSAASAAALRDRAASPQRAKVSPELRSRDLPQSQRTLTLPERKGARDGLDILIGKRAFPKLEEKVGQLERACRMKGRLKAGSEMNLLAIGKSLKGHIAATASSAGSEGSFLAPLLKRTASAKSALKPSPSPVLVEKGKVLQKRKEWEMKSAM
- the LOC142038257 gene encoding actin filament-associated protein 1-like isoform X2 — protein: MVLLCHVLLHRRKHLHGPRAEGTTIIRDPVPVPIALRVSSTSRGLRDGGSAVRRVRDSRLPRLGRGGTKQFLVLLHPSFLAQQGRGPRLVLSPDPAPCPRSGQRVNAQHFRHAWRSLHQQLPCAVPPPPPPPPQHRGAARWAARRGPRPRLPSPNREQTRSVSAHRGAFSGVGPHPPSSSSPGTPGPSIAGLYGARAGAGSGGTAGGTGHVNPPVCLLGIGEPLPALPSAVGRGQAPCLHPPLAGYDGTSLSPADLDKLLSDLRSFLLILDRESLSTAARAKKKSVADLLSRLQSPPSEDAEYMIMRCLSPSPGTPQGRASPVPLFSPGTRMVDGTGGRACECRPISTLSLHGGSKVPGISPFPPADDSYEDAEPLGPGRCTGSGGADTDSSHYESYGEDEDGVTDRAHYLRRPPAASPDAEPLGRPEAQLCGFLWRKRWLGQWAKQLFIVREHVLLCFRCAADPQPVLELDLRGCRVAYKAKRGKKMPHSLKVTGTAGEALVIGFQSRQQAEDWRKVIEEVSSDAPSGLAAISIPASPSSRLSRAAGSQLSKEEEKEEDCSQQSPARSSRPGEDAKGGFLAVRLRGRWQRLWCAVRQGALRMFPEPGGAQRPVCALRLEGCEVSPGAAAGSPQRLRIRIAQRGRELALLQTCSDEEREAWLKTLRARGGGDPAGNRTPTETPRLGDASSCPAAGGLLLRRVPTPNAYMDDPFGQLPPTEVPNHLYSNVERLQQLQSLDRAVPGQRKRPVSALPAGACSNALGSAASAAALRDRAASPQRAKVSPELRSRDLPQSQRTLTLPERKGARDGLDILIGKRAFPKLEEKVGQLERACRMKGRLKAGSEMNLLAIGKSLKGHIAATASSAGSEGSFLAPLLKRTASAKSALKPSPSPVLVEKGKVLQKRKEWEMKSAM
- the LOC142038257 gene encoding actin filament-associated protein 1-like isoform X8; translation: MIMRCLSPSPGTPQGRASPGTRMVDGTGGRACECRPISTLSLHGGSKVPGISPFPPADDSYEDAEPLGPGRCTGSGGADTDSSHYESYGEDEDGVTDRAHYLRRPPAASPDAEPLGRPEAQLCGFLWRKRWLGQWAKQLFIVREHVLLCFRCAADPQPVLELDLRGCRVAYKAKRGKKMPHSLKVTGTAGEALVIGFQSRQQAEDWRKVIEEVSSDAPSGLAAISIPASPSSRLSRAAGSQLSKEEEKEEDCSQQSPARSSRPGEDAKGGFLAVRLRGRWQRLWCAVRQGALRMFPEPGGAQRPVCALRLEGCEVSPGAAAGSPQRLRIRIAQRGRELALLQTCSDEEREAWLKTLRARGGGDPAGNRTPTETPRLGDASSCPAAGGLLLRRVPTPNAYMDDPFGQLPPTEVPNHLYSNVERLQQLQQSLDRAVPGQRKRPVSALPAGACSNALGSAASAAALRDRAASPQRAKVSPELRSRDLPQSQRTLTLPERKGARDGLDILIGKRAFPKLEEKVGQLERACRMKGRLKAGSEMNLLAIGKSLKGHIAATASSAGSEGSFLAPLLKRTASAKSALKPSPSPVLVEKGKVLQKRKEWEMKSAM
- the LOC142038257 gene encoding actin filament-associated protein 1-like isoform X7; this encodes MIMRCLSPSPGTPQGRASPVPLFSPGTRMVDGTGGRACECRPISTLSLHGGSKVPGISPFPPADDSYEDAEPLGPGRCTGSGGADTDSSHYESYGEDEDGVTDRAHYLRRPPAASPDAEPLGRPEAQLCGFLWRKRWLGQWAKQLFIVREHVLLCFRCAADPQPVLELDLRGCRVAYKAKRGKKMPHSLKVTGTAGEALVIGFQSRQQAEDWRKVIEEVSSDAPSGLAAISIPASPSSRLSRAAGSQLSKEEEKEEDCSQQSPARSSRPGEDAKGGFLAVRLRGRWQRLWCAVRQGALRMFPEPGGAQRPVCALRLEGCEVSPGAAAGSPQRLRIRIAQRGRELALLQTCSDEEREAWLKTLRARGGGDPAGNRTPTETPRLGDASSCPAAGGLLLRRVPTPNAYMDDPFGQLPPTEVPNHLYSNVERLQQLQQSLDRAVPGQRKRPVSALPAGACSNALGSAASAAALRDRAASPQRAKVSPELRSRDLPQSQRTLTLPERKGARDGLDILIGKRAFPKLEEKVGQLERACRMKGRLKAGSEMNLLAIGKSLKGHIAATASSAGSEGSFLAPLLKRTASAKSALKPSPSPVLVEKGKVLQKRKEWEMKSAM